In Peromyscus leucopus breed LL Stock chromosome 16_21, UCI_PerLeu_2.1, whole genome shotgun sequence, a single genomic region encodes these proteins:
- the C16_21H6orf226 gene encoding uncharacterized protein C6orf226 homolog, with translation PGLHRLVRSEVSPPLPAKVVAPTPPGSARGRVPGVDWWRDMEVRGRVDSPGGALASAEPVPASVTLAQLLQLVQKGQELPGLEKRHITATHGEPTASLLPRRPKPWEDAGSAASARTAALDARTQSPTVGEPARGSPADS, from the coding sequence CCCGGGCTACACCGTTTGGTACGGTCTGaggtttcccctccccttcccgcGAAGGTGGTTGCTCCCACACCGCCCGGAAGTGCTCGCGGTCGGGTCCCGGGGGTGGACTGGTGGCGGGACATGGAGGTGCGGGGCCGTGTGGACAGTCCAGGCGGAGCCCTGGCGTCTGCCGAGCCGGTTCCGGCTTCGGTGACCCTGGCGCAGCTCCTGCAGCTGGTCCAGAAGGGCCAGGAGCTGCCGGGTCTGGAGAAACGCCACATCACTGCGACCCACGGCGAGCCCACGGCGTCGCTGCTCCCGCGGAGGCCCAAGCCCTGGGAGGACGCGGGCTCGGCCGCATCGGCCCGCACCGCCGCCCTAGACGCGCGCACGCAGTCCCCGACCGTCGGGGAGCCGGCCCGGGGCAGCCCAGCAGATTCCTGA